The nucleotide sequence TGGTGGGAACTTCAGCGGGGTATTACCAAGTCTGGGTAGGTGCCAGCCCCAACGGCGACCGCCTGGCCCAGGTCCTGTGGGAGAAGGTGGCCTTGGATGAGGTCGCCCCCACCCTCAAACCCCTGTTTGCCTTCTACAAACAGGAACGCTACACGGGAGAGCGGTTCGGGGACTTCTGCCACCGGGTCGGGCTGGCGCGCCTTCAGGAAATCGCCCCCTGATACATCCTCCTTTTGTATAAACACTGTTTGTACGGTTATCGGGGGATCTAAAGTCGAAAAATCCGTTAAGAATGGGGTTAACGGCTTGTCAGGGGGTGGTGAATCTTCCTAAACTAGGGGCACGTGTCACGCGGCAAGACCCATGGTTGAAGCAACTGGAACCTCCCGGCGCACCCCTTACCGGCCTCAGCACCGGCGGCGCATTTTGTGTGTGTTTCCCCGCTACAGCCCCGCCTTTGGGACGTTTCACCATGCCTACGAACTGATGCCGGGGGTGAAGGCCTTTATGCCGCCCCAGGGGTTGCTGGTGGTAGCGGCCTACATGCCTGAAAGCTGGGAGGTGCGTCTGGTGGACGAGAACATTCGACCTGTGCGCCGGTGGGAGTATCGGTGGGCGGATGCGGTGATCATCAGCGGCATGCACATCCAAAGGCCCCAGATTTTAGCCATCAATCGCCAGGCCCATCGCTGGGGCAAGATTACGGTTTTGGGGGGACCATCGGTGTCGGCCTGCCCGGAGTACTACCCGGAGGTGGACATTTTGCACCTGGGGGAGCTGGGGGATGCCACCGATGCGGTGATTGCCTACTTGGACCAACACACCACCCGCCCGGAAAAACAGCTCATTTTTCGTACCCAAGAACGGGTGCCCCTGCACGAATTCCCCATTCCCGCTTACCACAAATTGCCCCTGGACCGGTATTTCATCGGCAGCATTCAGTTTTCCAGCGGTTGTCCCTACCACTGCGAGTTTTGTGACATTCCTGCCCTGTATGGCAACCACCCCCGTCTGAAAACGCCCCAGCAAATCCTCGAGGAGCTAGACGCCATCCTGGCAGCGGGGAATCCGGGGGCCATTTACTTTGTAGACGACAATTTTGTGGGCAATCGCAAGGCGGTGATGCAACTGCTGCCCCATCTGATTGAGTGGCAAAAAAAGCGGGGGTATCCGGTGCAGTTTGCCTGCGAAGCCACCCTAAACCTGGCCCAAAGCCCCAAAATTTTGGCCATGATGCGGGAGGCCTATTTCTGCACCGTGTTTTGCGGGATTGAAACCCCCGAGCCGGAAGCCCTGCGGTCCATTGCCAAAGACCACAACCTGAGCCTGCCTATTTTGGAGGCGGTGAAAATTCTCAACAGTTACGGCCTCGAGGTGGTCTCCGGGATCATTATGGGTCTGGACACGGACACCCCCGACACCGCCGACCGGATTCTGGAATTTATTCGCCTATCGAACATTCCCATGTTGACCATCAACCTGTTGTATGCCCTACCCAAAACCCCCCTGTGGACGCGGCTGGAAAAGGAAGGGCGCTTGATTTTTGATGAAAACCGCGAATCCAACGTGGATTTCCGGCTGCCCTACGAGCAGGTGGTGGCCATGTGGCGCTACTGCATTACCCAAGCCTACACTCCGGAATTCCTCTACCGGCGTTTTGCCTACAACCTGAAGCACACCTATCCCAACCGCATCCAGCCCCCTAACAGTCCCGCCCGCACCAACTGGAAAAACCTACTCAAGGGCTTGCGGCTCATGGCCAATATATTGGTCAAGGTGGGGCTGTTGAGCGACTACCGGGATGTGTTCTGGAAGTTCGCCCTTCCCGCCCTCAAAGAGGGGCAAATCGAATACGTCATCAGCGCCGCCCTGGTGGCCCATCACCTGATTAAATTCGCCCGGGAGTGCGGCCAGGGGCACCAGTCGGCCTCCTTCTACTCCCAAAAAATCCGCCACCCCGTGGCCGTCAGCACCACCTATTAATGACCCGCTGCTTGGGGTTTCCCCGGCCCCCCAATCTTGCCCCGGAAGACCACGTAGTTGTAGATGTTATAGCCCAGGACGATGGGGATCAAAAAGCCCACAAACGTCAGCATAAACACCAACGTACTGGGGGCCGCCGCTGCCTGGTAAATGGTGATGCTGGGGGGAATGATGTGGGGAAAAATCAAAAACCCCAACCCGATAAACGACAGGGCAAAGATCAAAAAGGTGTACACAATGGGGGCCACCTCCTGACGTAACTGCAAACTGCGCAACAAAGCCGCCACCAGCCCTAACCCCAGCACAGGAATCGCCGCAAAAACATACACCAAAGGCCGCGAGAACAACAACTCCCGCGCGTGTTCCGACAGCAGGGGGGTGCTCACGGTGATGTAAATCGCCCCCGCCAGGGTCGTCCAGGTGGCAATCGTTGCCGTGCGGTAGTAAGTCTGCTGCAACTCGCCGGTGGTCTTCAGGATCAGGTAGGTGGAACCGATGAGCACATAGCCCTGGATCAAAGTCAAGGCCACCACCACCGTCCGCCAGGTCAACCAATCCCAGGGGGTGCCCACAAAATGCCCCGCCGCATCCACCTTGATCCCTTCAAACACCGTTCCCAGGGCAAACCCCTGCCCCAGGGCGGCAATGAAACTCCCCACCCCAAAGGCCACGTTCCACACCATCTTGTTCTCAGCATTTTCCCGGAACTCAAAGGATACCGCCCGCAGGATCAGCCCCACCACCATGATCACCAGGGGGATGTACAGGGCCTGCAGAATCGTGGCGTAAGCTAGGGGAAAGGCCCCAAACAACGACCCCCCCATCAGTACCAGCCACGTTTCGTTGGCGTCCCAGACATTCCCCAGACTGGTCATCAAAATCGTGCGCCGTTCCTCTCCCTTGGCCGTCAGGGACAAAATCCCCACCCCCAGGTCAAATCCATCCAGCAACACATACAGGAATAAAAACAGCCCCAAGATGAAAAACCAGACCTGGGGCAGAAAATGGGCCAGGGGGTCCAGGGATGTGGACGGCATAGGGCACCTCCTCAATCCTAAAACTGGGCTTCCGCTGGACGTTGGTCCGGTAAATGCTGGGCCGGTTCGATGACCGGTTGTACAGCCGCCCGGGGTGCTGGCAGGGACAAATTCGGCCCCTTGAGAATAATCTTGCGCCCGAAGTACAGGGCCATGACAAAGAACACGGCATACAGCAGCATCAGCCCCGTCAAGGAAAACAGCACCAACTGGGGCGGCAAATCGGAGGCCGACTCCACCGTACGCAACTGCCCATAGACCAGCCAAGGTTGACGGCCCACGCAGCGCACCATCCAGCCCGCCTCCACGGCGATATACCCCAGCGGCCCCGCGTACACCCAGGCCCAGAGTAGCCACCGATTTTCACTAATCCTTTCTGGAAGAAATTGCCCCCGCCACCACTGCACCAGGGACACCACCATCAACCCCGCGAAAAACAGCCCGATAGCAATCATGAGGCGGAACGAATAGTACACCAAGCCCACCAATTGGGGCCGGTCCTGGGGCGCCCATTCCTTCAACCCCAAAATCGGCGTCTCCAAGGCCGGTTTGAACTCCAGCAGGTAGCTCAACAAACCAGGAATCTTCAGCTCCCAGGTGTTAGTCTGCAACTGGTTATTGGGCAGGGCCAGCAGACTCCAATCCGCCGGGGTATGGGCCGGCACCGTTTCCCACAGGGCCTCCATCGCCGCCAGCTTGGTGGGCTGGTAATGGTACACCTGTTCCGCGCTCCAGTGTCCCACCAGGATTTGCAGCGGCGCCACCAGCACCAACATCACCAGGGCAATCTTCAACGAACGGCTGAAAAACGCTGTCTCCCGCCGCTGTAGGATATACCAGGCGCTAATCCCCCCAATCACCAACAGCGACGTTTCCAAGGTGGCAAAAAACATGTGCAGAAAACTGTGGAGCATATAGGGGTTGCCAATGGCCTGAAAAAAGTCCTGCACCACGAACTTGCCATTGACAAACACTCCCCCGGCGGGCGTCTGCAACCAGGAATTAGCCGTCAAGATCCAAAACGTAGACAGGTTGGCCCCAATCGCCACACAAATCGTGGAAATGAGATGGATCACCGGCGGCACCCGCTCCCAGCCAAAGACCATAATCCCCAGGAAGCTGGCCTCCAGCATAAACGCCATCGTGCCTTCAAAGCCCAACAGGGTCCCAAAAAAGTCTCCTACCGCTTCCGAAAACGGCGCCCAATTCAGCCCAAACTGAAACGCCATCGGTAACCCCGACGCCACCCCAATCCCAAAATTCAGCAAATACAACTTCGACCAAAACCGGGCGTGGTGGTAGTAGGCCAGGTCGCGGGTCTTCAGCCACAGGGCCTCGACGATCACCAGATAAATCGCCATCCCCGTGGTTAGCACTGGCCAGAGCATATGAAAAATGGCCGTCAGGGCAAACTGCCAGCGGGACAGGGTCACCGTATCCAACCAAGACTCCAGCATAAATCCTTACTTGAGCATTGTGGGGACACTCCTGTTATAGGACCCGACCGGTGGCTGCCCCGACGGATTACAGATTTTTTTCACCCTACACCGTGGCCAGGGCCAGCCAGTCCTGGGGCTTGAGGAACTCCTGGGTCAGTTGCGCCTCGGGACTCCCCGGCTCCGGCGTGTAGCAGTACTCCCAGCGGGCCAGCGGCGGCATAGACATCAGGATAGATTCAGTGCGCCCGTTGGTTTGTAACCCAAAGATCGTTCCCCGGTCGTAGATGAGATTGAACTCCACGTAGCGCCCCCGCCGGTAAAGCTGGAACTGCCGCTCCCGGTCCCCATAGACCATATCCCGGCGCCGTTCCACGATGGGCAAATAGGCCGGCAAGAACGCCTGGGCGCAACTTTGCACCATGCGGAACACTTCCTCCCAACAACGGGGGGGCAATTCCCCTACTTTGTTGCTGTAGATGGCCGCATTGCCCTGGGAGTGGTTGCCCCGGTACAGGGGACCAACCCCGTCTTGGTAATCAAAGAAAATCCCACCCACCCCGCGGGTTTCCTGCCGGTGCTTCAAATAGAAGTATTCATCACACCAGCGTTTGAACACCGGATAGTATTCGGGGTGATGGGCATCCAGCGCTTCCTTGTGGACCCGGTGAAAATGCACCGCATCCTCCCGGAAGGGGTAGTAGGGCGTCAAATCCGCGCCCCCGCCAAACCACCACACCGGCCCCGCCTCAAAATAACGATAGTTTAAATGCACCGTGGGGACGTAGGGATTGCGGGGATGCAATACCAACGACGTTCCTGTGGCGTAAAAAGGATGCCCCTTGGCCTCGGGACGCTGTTCCACAATCGAGGGGGGAAGCTGCTGCCCCCAAACCTCAGAGAAATTCACCCCCCCCCGCTCCAGGAGTGCGCCACCCTCCATCACCCGTGAGCGACCGCCACCCCCCTCGGGCCGTTCCCAGGTGTCCTCCCGGAACTTGGCCTGACCGTCAGCCGCCTCCAAGGCCTGACAAATCTCATCCTGCAACTGCCGCAAAAATTGACTCACCCGTTGCCGGGCATCACTCGGCGGTAACCCTGCTACTGCCATCAGTTCCCCTCCTCGTCAAACCTGTTCCCTACTATACCAAGCCCTCGCCAGCTATTGTCAACAAGTCTGAATTATTAACAATCAACAAGTTGTTTTATTGCCAATGCGGGGTGGGCGGCTGACGAGTCCCAGTTGCGCCAGGAGAGCCTGGTCCTGTTGGTAGCTGGGGCAGGGGGTGGTGCGGGTGAGCATCTGGCCGTCGTCGCTGGAAAAAATCGAGTTCACGCCCGCCAGGAAGCACAGGGCCTGTTCCGCCGGACTCAGGTGGGCCCGCCCTGCCGCCAGGCGCAAATCGCTTTTGGGCATGAGAATCCGGGCGGTGGCCAGCACCCGCAGCACATCCCACAGGGGCACCGGTTCCTGGTTCGCCAGGGGGGTTCCTGGTACCCGGGACAGGATATTAATGGGCACCGATTCCGGGTGGGGTTGCAGGCGCGCCAGGGTGGTCAGCAGGTCAATCCGGTCTTGATGGGTTTCCCCCAGCCCCAAAATCCCTCCGCAACACACGGTGATGGGCGTCTGGCGCACGTGGGCAATGGTGTGGAGACGGTCGTCGTAGGTGCGGGTGGTGATCACCTGGGGGTAATAGCGGCGGGAGGTATCCAGGTTGTGGTTGTAGGCGTACAGTCCTGCTTCGCTCAACTGGCGGGCTTGCTCAGATGTCAGCATCCCCAAGGTGCAGCACACCTCCAACCCCAGGGCCGTCACCCGGCGGATCATTTCCAGCACCTGGTCAAACTGCCGTCCCGGTCGCACCTCCCGCCAGGCCGCCCCTAGACACAACCGGCTCACCCCCTGGGCTTTGGCCCGCTCGGCAATGGCCACCACCTGTTCCACATCCATCAGGGGCTGGGGCGTAATGCCCGTCTGGTAGTGGGCCGACTGGGCGCAATAGGCACAATCTTCGGGGCAACCGCCGGTTTTCACAGACACCAGCTTGCACACCTGCACCTCGCGGGGGGAATGGTAGCGCCGGTGGATCTGTGCCGCCTGGAGGATCAGTTCCAGTAGGGGTTGCTCGTAAATCGCCTGGACCTCCTCCGGTTGCCAGTCGTAGCGACAGTCGGGTGCCGTAACCGTCATTGTCAATCGCTCGCTTCCATGATTTGGTTATTACTTTGCCCGTAAACGTATCCCACCGCAACTATCAGACCGTCAGCGGGGTTTCTTCCTCAGCACCTCCTGGCACTCCACCGTCTGCCCATCCCGACTCCGCAGCCAGTAGCACAGGGGCCTTTCCTCCCGGATTTGCCAGGGCAAGGCCGCCATTTGCCCCTGCAGCAACAGCCACTCCAGGCAATCCCGGTCCAGACAGACCAGGCGGATTCGTCCCCCCTCACCGGCCTTAGCCCCGCCGATTAGGTGCAATTGAGCGCGCCGCCGCAGTTGATACCAAAACCCCGCCGGTGGCATCCCCCCTGGCCGGTGCAGAGAAATCAGCGGGTCGGTTAACCCCAGGGCCTGTTCGTAGTGGGCGTAGTAATGCAGGGGAGTTTCGGCCCGTTCCAGCCCCAGGTCCTCCTCCAGGAATCGCCGCGTCGCCTCCAGGTCCGAGGTCATGACGGTGTACACCTTGGGGGAACGGCGCAGGAATAGCCACAGGGCCGTCCCGTAGCCCACCAGCAGCAACACCATTACCCCCTGGGGGGAAAGCAGTCCTTCCGGCGCCATCGCTATCGCACCGGCTGGGGTGTCAGGGTGGGGTTGTCCACGGTCAATTTCACTTCCTTCACCTCGCCCTTGGCGCCCAGGGGTTGGGCCGGCCCGTCATTGATCCGCACCTGCACTTCCCCGGCATTACCCGCCGCCAGCACCAAGGTTTCCCGCGCCGTCCAGGTTTGGGTCATCCCCCCACTCAAAATCCCTTCAAACACCACCTGCCCATCGGCCACCACCTGCAGCCAGGATTGGCCCGTCAACTCCACCTGCACCCGCAGTTCCCCAGCCGGTGAGGGTGAAGCGGCCACAGGGGACGGGGATGTCGGGGCCTGGGGCGATGGCTCCGTTGTCTGGGGCGTTGAATCGGGACTTGTTGGGGATGGGGGTGTTGGACGCAATAGATAGGACAGCAGCCCAATCGCCCCCAGGATCAACAGGAAGTACGTTAGGTACAAATGCCAAGGCCGCAGAGCCGGACCGCTAGGAGGGCGGGACGTGGGCAGGGGCGTGACCGTCATCACCGGCTCCAAGGGGCTCAAGTCCAAATCTTGAATCTGTAAAAGTTGGGCGTACTGGCGCAGAAAGCCCCGCACATACACGGGTTCCGGTAACTGGTGCACGTCTCCTTCCTCCAGGGCACGCAACATGCGGGTTTGGATGTGGGTGCGCGCCGCCACGTCCGCCAGGGTGAGATTTTTCTCCTCCCGCACCTGACGCAAATACTGGCCGATTTCCCGTAAACGCGCCGCTTGTGTAGGGGTGTAGGGACTCACCTTCATACCATCCATGCACAACCAGACCGGCGGTTTTGCTCTATCTTACAAGTTTACTTGCGCCCGCACCGCCCGGCAAAAGGCCAATTCCGGCTCTGTCAAGGGACGGATCTTCCCCACCGGCAAGTTCCCCAAATCAATGGCACCGATGGCCTGTCGATGCAACCGGACCACTGGATAGCCCAACTGGGCTGCCACCCGCCGGATTTGTCGGTTGCGTCCCTCCCGCAGGCGCACCTCCAACAGGGTTTGTTGAGGGAAGGTCCGCAACACCCGCACCTGGGCCGGCAAGGTGGGTCGTCCGTCCAGTTCCACCCCCTGCCGCCACCGTTCGAGAACCCGCGCCGAGGGATGCCCCGCCACCCACACCCAGTACACCTTCCACACGGGATGGCGGGGATGGGTCAAGGCCAGGGTTAATTCCCCATCGTTGGTGAGCAACAAGGCCCCTGTAGTGTCCACATCCAAACGGCCCACGGGATACAACGGCGGCAGGCCCGGCGGCAAAAAATCCCGTACAGTTCGGCGTCCTTGGGGGTCATAGCAGGTGCTGACCACCCCCAGGGGTTTGTGCAGCAGGTAGTAGTACCGGCGGGGGGCCGGGGGTAAAGGCCGACCTTGTACCGTGATCTGATCCACCTGGGGGTCACACCTTTGCCCCAACTGGGCCGGTCGTCCGTTGACCCACACCTGTCCTGCCCGGATGAGCGCTTCTGCCTGCCGCCGCGCCGCCACCCCTCGTTGGGCCAGAATTTTCTGTAACCGCTGGATTGTCATCCGGCTAAACCCAAGTCCGCCAAGATATCGCTGGCATGGGTGGCCGTGTTGACCGTGGTATAGACACGACTGATTTTGCCCTGGGGGTCAATGACATAGGTCACCCGTTTGCTGTACCCACCCCCGTCGACGTCGTAGGCCCGGCTGATGGCCCCATCCGTATCCACCAGCAGGGGAAAGGGTAGGTTGTACTTCTGGGTAAAGGCCTGGTGCGATGCCTGGTCGTCTCGACTGACCCCCAACACCACTACATTGTGCTGCTGGTAGGTGGCATAGTGGTCCCGGAACCCACAGGCTTCCTTGGTGCAACCGGGGGTGTCGTCCTTGGGATAGAAATACAGCACCACGGTTTTACCCGCAAAATCGGCCAACGATACGGGGCGACCCTGGGTGTCCACCGTGCGAAAATCAGGCGCCTGCATCCCTACAGCCAGAGCCATAACCATCCTCCACGCATCGGTCAAGGCTATTGTATCGTCTGGAACCGGTAAACCCCCATAACACCGGCGTAAAAGCCAATTCATCCCCCGCAGGTAGTGATTACAATTCCTAATAGGCCACCGAAAATTAAAATAAATTTAAAGATGCTAATCGAAGGAATGTACAGCTTTTGTGATACGGATTTCCCCTTGCATGTTGTTTTGGTCCAGCCGCAGATTCCCCCTAATACTGGCAATATCGCCCGCACCTGTGCGGCAACACGCACACCTTTACATCTCATTGGACCCCTAGGATTTGAACTAAGCGACCGCTATTTGAAACGGGCTGGTCTGGACTACTGGCCCTATGTCCGCTACCGGGTTTATCCTGATTGGCCCAGTTTTGTCAGTACATGTACCCCAGTGAATGGACGCTGGCTGGCCTTTACTCCCCAGGCGGAAACCTGCTTTTGGGACTACCGATTTCGCTGGGGCGACTGGCTGTTTTTTGGCAGCGAAACCACGGGCTTACCGCAGATTTGCCTGCAGGCTTGTCATGCACATTTACATATCCCCATGGTGGAACCGGGCGTGCGCAGCCTCAACCTATCGGTAAGCGTGGCCGTGGCCCTGTTTGAAGCCCGCCGCCAGCTTTATCACGAGAAATGACATATGGTATGTGATCCAAAGCACATATAACATTTGTTTAATCTTTAGGGGTAGGTCCGGACGGGAACATCGGCCTTGCCAGGGATAAGGATTTATCATCGGGGGTTTACGGCTGCTGGGTGTCACCCACTAAATAACAGGACTAGAGCGATGGGACGATGTTCCCAGTGGTGGAGGGGTGAATCGGGTGTTGGGTCCAACCGACACGCGGGTAGCCCTGAGCAGGTTCGCTCCTTGAGTGGTTGTTTTCCTCACACCCGTTTTTAGGAGGTGACCCATGCCGCAGCATGACTGCCGCCATTTTGACTGGCAACCTCTGCAAGTTTTTCCTGAATCTATGGCCTCGATCCCGAGCGATACGCCGGCACGCTCTCTGGCTACTTCGTCGGTGTTGACGGGCCTGGTGGCTGTGGGTGCTCTGGTGGGGCAGGGAGTGGTCTGGGCCCAGGAGCCGGTGTTAACAGCGGAGGTGCCATCTCAGCAGCAGGAAGCCGGTGGAGCCGTGGCGCCGGAGGAACTCCTGTTGGAGCACCGGGTGCGGGCGGGCGAAACCCTCTGGCAGTTGTCTTACTTGTATCAGGTGTCGGTGGAAGAACTGGCCCGCTTTAACGGCCTGCAACCGAATCAGGTGCTGGCGGTGGGTCAAGTGCTGCGAATTCCTCCCCGTTCGACGGCGCCTAATCGCACGGAAACCCTGCTGGAGCGGGTACGGCGACAGGCCTTGGCCCGACAGGGACGTTTACCGGCCCAGGCCACGACGCTAATGGAAGCACCCCGGCTGGTGGCGCATAGTGCCCAGGAGGTCTCACCCAAGTACCTGGGGACCTATCGGGTGCAACCGGGAGATACCTTGAGCGAGATTGCCCGCCGTTATCAGGTTTCGTTGCCGGAATTGGTGCGCTGGAATCGCCTGAGAAATCCTGACCTGCTCTATCCGGGTCAAGTGTTGCGCATCCCCAGTCCGGCCTTGCTGCCCCCGGCTACGGCCCAACGGCCTGTGCCCCAGGTGTTGGCCAATTTGCGTGCGCCCCGGTTGGCCACGCCCTCAGCGCCGACACCACGGCCCAGTACACCGCCGGTCAATCCCCTCCAGGGAACGGATGCCCTGGGTGAGCTGAATACGGATAACCTACGGCGGCAACCAGCGGTTCAGGACCTATCGGCCATCCTGCCGCCTGTGTTTCCGCCCCTGCCATCGGAAGGCACTGCGGATGACCGGCAAGCTTTGACGTTGCCCCCATTGGAAAACATTGACCGGTTTCTCCCCAAAGACCCCAGCTTCTTCCGGAGCTATATCTGGCCGACGCGGGGCATTATCACTTCGGGTTTTGGACCGCGTTGGGGGCGGATGCACCAGGGGATTGATATTGCCGGGCCGGTAGGGACGCCGATTGTGGCCGCTGCGCCGGGGACGGTCATCTTTGCCGGTTGGAATTCGGGCGGTTACGGCAATCTGGTGAAAATCCAGCATGACAACGGCAGCGTCACCTACTATGCCCACAACCATCGTCTGTTGGTGCGGCCCAACCAACGGGTGGAACAGGGGCAGTTGATTGCGGAGATGGGCAGCACTGGCTTTAGCACCGGGCCACACCTGCACTTTGAAATCCGCAAGCCGGGCCGGGGGCCGGTGAATCCCATAGCCTTCTTGCCGCCCCGTCGGTAACGGTTTGCCCAGTTGGTTTGTAGGGGGTGTGGGGTCATGGGAGGTCCTGTGGCCCCTTATTGATTGCCGGGTGGGGGAACCCCAGGCTTTGTGAAAAAACCTATACAATTTTGAAAAGTTTACCTAGGGTTTACCGATGGAAACACTTGGGCAACGTTGCTCTGCCTGGCTACAGCGGCGTTTGTTGCTGGGGTGGGAGCCAACGCCGGAGTTGCTGGTGATTCTACTGGTGTATTTTGTGCAGGGGGTCATTGGTCTGGCCCGGCTGGCGGTGAGTTTTTTTCTCAAGGACGAGCTGGGACTGACGCCGGCGACGGTGGCGGCTTTGACGGGAATTGCGGCGTTGCCCTGGATGGTGAAACCGCTGCTGGGGCTGGTGGCGGATGGACTACCCCTGGCAGGTTACCGGCGACGCTCCTATTTGATGCTCTCGGGGGTCCTGGGGGCCACGGCTTGGGGGTTGCTGGCGACGTGGGTGCAGCGACCTGGGCAGGCGGTGGCGGCCATTACCTTGGCGTCTTTGGCCACGGCGCTGGGGGATGTGATTGCCGATTCGTTGGTGGTGGAACGGGTGCGGGGGGCGGGCCAGAGCCATACGGGGTCGCTGCAATCCTTGTGTTGGGGAACCAGTGCCCTGGGGGGGGTGCTCACGGCCTATTTCAGCGGAGCCTTGCTGGAGCATTTGGGGACGCGGGCGGTGTTTGCCCTTACGGCCTTGTTCCCGGTGCTGGTGACCCTAGGGGCTTGGTGGGTGCAGGAACGACCCCAGCCCCGTACCCAGCAGATGGTGCGACAGATGGGGCACCAGGTGCGGCAACTGTGGCAGGCAGTACGCCAACCCAGTATTTTCCTGCCGACGGCGTTTTTGTTTCTCTGGCAGGCGACACCCACGTCCGACAGCGCGTTTTTCTTTTTTGTGACCAATGAGTTGCACTTTCCGCCGGAGTTTTTGGGCCGGGTGCGGCTGGTGACCAGTGTGGCGGCCCTGGTGGGGGTGTGGATTTTCCAACGCTATTTGCGGGAGGTGCCAATTCGTCGCCTGTTGTTCTGGACGACGGTGCTCTCGAGCGCCCTGGGGATGACCACCCTACTTTTGGTCACCCACACCAACCGGTGGCTGGGGATTCCTGACCGCTGGTTTAGTTTGGGCGATAGCGCCATCTTAACGGTGATGGGGGAAATCGGGTTTATGCCGGTGCTGGTGCTGGCGGCGCGCTTGTGTCCCCCGGGGATTGAGGCCAGCCTGTTTGCCCTGTTGATGTCGGTGCTGAATTTGGCGGGGGGGGTGGCCCATGAGTTGGGGGCGCTGTTGACCCACCTGCTGGGCATTACGGAAACCCGGTTCGACCGGCTGTGGCTGTTGATCACCATTACCAATCTCAGCAGCCTGTTGCCCCTACCGCTGTTGGGTTGGCTCCCCGATGAGAAGGCGGCGCCCAAATCAGAATTGCCCCCGGCGGTGGTGGCCGATACGGTGGTGCTGGGGGAGGTGGCGCCGGGGTTGCATTTCGAGGCGGTGGAGGTGGAGTCCTAAAAGACTTGCTCGACTTCGGCGATTTCTGGGATAAATTCCTTGAGGCGCCGTTCGATGCCCATACGCAGGGTCATGGTGGAACTGGGGCAGGCACCACAGGCTCCCTGTAACCGCAGCCGCACAATGGGGCCGTCAATTTCCACCAACTCCACGTTGCCCCCATCGGCCATTAGGTAGGGGCGCATTTCGTCCAGGACTTTTTCCACGTTTTCCACGGTCAACGGCAAGGTCTCCATAGGCTTCCCCCAATCAGGCTATGATGGGACAGGGATACGGCGGTAAACGCTCATCCTTAAGTGTAACGTGGAAGTTCAGTTGGGGGGAAAACGGTGACGGATATTGCCCTAGCGCAGTTGGCGGCAACCGACCCGGTGGTGGCGGATTTGTTGGCCCAGGAGTTGCAACGGCAGCGGGACCACCTGGAGTTGATCGCCAGTGAAAATTTTGCGTCGCCGGCGGTGATGGCGGCCCAGGGGTCGGTGCTGACCAATAAGTACGCGGAAGGTCTGCCGGGGAAGCGCTACTACGGTGGGTGTGAGGTGATTGACGCGGTTGAGCAGTTGGCCATTGACCGGGCGAAGGCCCTG is from Gloeomargarita sp. SRBZ-1_bins_9 and encodes:
- a CDS encoding folate/biopterin family MFS transporter, coding for METLGQRCSAWLQRRLLLGWEPTPELLVILLVYFVQGVIGLARLAVSFFLKDELGLTPATVAALTGIAALPWMVKPLLGLVADGLPLAGYRRRSYLMLSGVLGATAWGLLATWVQRPGQAVAAITLASLATALGDVIADSLVVERVRGAGQSHTGSLQSLCWGTSALGGVLTAYFSGALLEHLGTRAVFALTALFPVLVTLGAWWVQERPQPRTQQMVRQMGHQVRQLWQAVRQPSIFLPTAFLFLWQATPTSDSAFFFFVTNELHFPPEFLGRVRLVTSVAALVGVWIFQRYLREVPIRRLLFWTTVLSSALGMTTLLLVTHTNRWLGIPDRWFSLGDSAILTVMGEIGFMPVLVLAARLCPPGIEASLFALLMSVLNLAGGVAHELGALLTHLLGITETRFDRLWLLITITNLSSLLPLPLLGWLPDEKAAPKSELPPAVVADTVVLGEVAPGLHFEAVEVES
- a CDS encoding tRNA (cytidine(34)-2'-O)-methyltransferase, whose amino-acid sequence is MLIEGMYSFCDTDFPLHVVLVQPQIPPNTGNIARTCAATRTPLHLIGPLGFELSDRYLKRAGLDYWPYVRYRVYPDWPSFVSTCTPVNGRWLAFTPQAETCFWDYRFRWGDWLFFGSETTGLPQICLQACHAHLHIPMVEPGVRSLNLSVSVAVALFEARRQLYHEK
- a CDS encoding pseudouridine synthase translates to MTIQRLQKILAQRGVAARRQAEALIRAGQVWVNGRPAQLGQRCDPQVDQITVQGRPLPPAPRRYYYLLHKPLGVVSTCYDPQGRRTVRDFLPPGLPPLYPVGRLDVDTTGALLLTNDGELTLALTHPRHPVWKVYWVWVAGHPSARVLERWRQGVELDGRPTLPAQVRVLRTFPQQTLLEVRLREGRNRQIRRVAAQLGYPVVRLHRQAIGAIDLGNLPVGKIRPLTEPELAFCRAVRAQVNL
- a CDS encoding peroxiredoxin; its protein translation is MALAVGMQAPDFRTVDTQGRPVSLADFAGKTVVLYFYPKDDTPGCTKEACGFRDHYATYQQHNVVVLGVSRDDQASHQAFTQKYNLPFPLLVDTDGAISRAYDVDGGGYSKRVTYVIDPQGKISRVYTTVNTATHASDILADLGLAG
- a CDS encoding DUF4115 domain-containing protein yields the protein MDGMKVSPYTPTQAARLREIGQYLRQVREEKNLTLADVAARTHIQTRMLRALEEGDVHQLPEPVYVRGFLRQYAQLLQIQDLDLSPLEPVMTVTPLPTSRPPSGPALRPWHLYLTYFLLILGAIGLLSYLLRPTPPSPTSPDSTPQTTEPSPQAPTSPSPVAASPSPAGELRVQVELTGQSWLQVVADGQVVFEGILSGGMTQTWTARETLVLAAGNAGEVQVRINDGPAQPLGAKGEVKEVKLTVDNPTLTPQPVR
- a CDS encoding peptidoglycan DD-metalloendopeptidase family protein, which produces MASIPSDTPARSLATSSVLTGLVAVGALVGQGVVWAQEPVLTAEVPSQQQEAGGAVAPEELLLEHRVRAGETLWQLSYLYQVSVEELARFNGLQPNQVLAVGQVLRIPPRSTAPNRTETLLERVRRQALARQGRLPAQATTLMEAPRLVAHSAQEVSPKYLGTYRVQPGDTLSEIARRYQVSLPELVRWNRLRNPDLLYPGQVLRIPSPALLPPATAQRPVPQVLANLRAPRLATPSAPTPRPSTPPVNPLQGTDALGELNTDNLRRQPAVQDLSAILPPVFPPLPSEGTADDRQALTLPPLENIDRFLPKDPSFFRSYIWPTRGIITSGFGPRWGRMHQGIDIAGPVGTPIVAAAPGTVIFAGWNSGGYGNLVKIQHDNGSVTYYAHNHRLLVRPNQRVEQGQLIAEMGSTGFSTGPHLHFEIRKPGRGPVNPIAFLPPRR
- a CDS encoding NifU family protein, with the translated sequence METLPLTVENVEKVLDEMRPYLMADGGNVELVEIDGPIVRLRLQGACGACPSSTMTLRMGIERRLKEFIPEIAEVEQVF